In Glycine max cultivar Williams 82 chromosome 4, Glycine_max_v4.0, whole genome shotgun sequence, the genomic stretch aactaAAGTTTCACTACAAAAGGAACTTTATATGACATAATCAAGTCACATACTCTTAACATGATCCTTAAATGACTTTGTTCGCATGCCTTTTGTCAATGGATCTACAATCATTAGTTTAGTACTAATGTTTTCAATGATTATTTCATTTGCTTTGACACGTTGCCTCATGGCTAAATacttaatgtcaatgtgcttgatTCAACTTccacttttattgtttttagccAAAAAAAGAGCAACtgaattatcaaaatatatctttaacagTCTAGGAATGGAATCAATCACTCGTAGACCACTTATGAAACTTTTTAACCAAATACCTTGTGATGTTGTttcaaataatgaaataaacttAGCCTCCATGATAGAAGTAGCAACTAATGATTGTTTTGCACTTCTCCAAGATATTGCTCCATTAGTCATTATGAAGATGTATCCAGATGTCAACCTGCGAGAGTCAACACAACCAGCAAAATCCAAGTCTGAGTAGCCAACAACTTCTAAATTATCAAATCTTTGATAAAGCTTGTAATCTTTGGTTCGTTGAAGATATCTTAACACTTTCTTTGCAGTTGTCCAATGTTCTATTCATAGATTACTTTGATATCTCTCAAGCATTCAAACCACAAAAGCTATGTCAGGTCTTGTACACACCTACACATACATAAATTTTCCTACAACGGAAGCATATGGAATGTTTCTCATTTGTTCACTTCTAAGCTCATTATTAGGACATTGATTCAAATTGAATCTATCACTTTTCACAATAGGTGCCATGTtgggtgaacaatctttcatctgAAAAATTTctagaactttattaatatAGGCTTTTTGAGACAACCTGAGAATCCCTTGAGATAGGTTTCTATGGATCTCTATGCTAATCACATATGTTGACTCACACATATCCTTTATGTCAAGATTATTAGAAAGGAATTGTTTCATTTCATGTAACATCCCAAAATCATTGGTTGCATGAAGTATATCATCCACAtataagactaaaaatattattttactcccactgaccttgtggtatatgcattTATCCATACTATTCTCAGCAAAACTGAATGATGAGATGACACTATGGAATTTCAAATACCATTGATGTGATGCGtgttttagttcttatattgaTTTCTTGAGTTTGTAAACCAAGTGAGCCCCATCATTAAAGGAAAAACCTTCAGGTTATGTCATATAAAATTCTTCTTCTAAGTCACCATTTACAAAAGtcattttcacatccatttgatgtaaTTCCAagtcaaaatgagcaactaatgtcattatgatgcataaggaatctTTCATGGATATAGGAGAAAAGATTTATCTGTAGTCAACTCCTTCCCTTTGAGCGAATCCTTTGGCAACCAATTGGGCTTTGTGTCTCTCAATGTTACCTAACGAATCCTTCTTGGTTTTGAAAACCCATTTACATCCAATAGGCTTTATCTCATTATGCAACTCAACAAAATCCCAAACTTTATTATTTGATATAGATTcccatttatctttcatagcaTCATACCATAACTTAGAACTACAATGATTAATCGCTTGCAAAAATGACTCAGGATCATTTTCAACTCCAAATTCATATTAGGATTCTTGTAAATACACTtgataatcactaggaattgcAGGTTTCTTTATTCTAGTTGATCTTCTCAATGTTACATTTTGACCTTCTGGTTGTTGTTCAACATGTTGCTCAACATCTTGTGTTTGATATTGTTCAACAAGTTGCTCAACATTTTGTGTTTGATGTTGTTCAACTGGATCTTCTAGAATATGATCAATTTGATGTGGAGCTCATGTTACTCAATTTTGGTGAGTATCGCCAAAAACCACTAGCTTGTAACTTGATGTAGGAATTGTTCCTTCACATTGATTTTTCTTAAGACCAATGCCTTGATGTAGAAACTTTGCATTTCTTGACTCAACAATTCTAGTGATATGAGTTGGAcaataaaatctataccccttAAACCTTTCAacataaccaatgaaatatgtACTAATGGTCCTTGGGTCCATCTTCTTTTCATTTGGATTATAAATCCTAACTTTAGTTGGGCATAATTCAAATAAGGTTTTAGGGACCACCTTTGTTAGAACCCGATTTAGTATGTACGCAACTGTCTTAAGAGTCTCATTCCATATTGAATAAGGAAGTTTGGAATTGCTAAGCATACTTCTTACCATGTCTATTAATGTTCGATTTCTTCTTTTAGCCACAccattttgattcggtgagccAGACATGGTGTATTGGGCCACAATACCATGCTTttgaagaaactttgcaaaAGGACCATGTGCTTGTCCATTTTTAGTGTATTTGCTATAAAATTTGCCTCCTCTATCTGACCTCAcaatctttatttgtttttcacatTGTTGCTCTACTTTTGCCTTGAAAACTTTAAAGGCATACAACActtcatatttattatgaaacaaGTAAAAATACATGTATCGTGAGTAATTGTCTATGAAAgagatgaaatattttttggcTATGCGAGTCCATATCGAGACAACAAATGTCAgtatgtatgatttctaatatatttgaatttctcttagCATTTTTCTTTGTCTTGTTACTTTGCTTTCCCTTTATGCAATCCACATAATTGCTAAAATTAGTAAAGTCAAAAGTCTTAAGTACTCCATCATTCACTAGCCTTTTAATTCTTTCTATGGAGATATGTTCTAGTCTCTTATGCCataattttgatgatttttttatccatgATATAAGATTTAATACCAACGTTTTCTTGCATAGCCATCAAACTATATGGAGTCTTgttagataaattaattttgaacaaaCTGTTATTCAGCACACCATTTCTAATAATAGTAGACTTTAACAATAAATCAATTTCAAATGCGTTAAACTTTATTGAATAACCCAAAGAAACaagtttagaaacaaaaattaaattcctAGAAAATTTAGGAATATAAAAGACTATTCAATTCAAAAACAAATCTAGATCCTAAATTAAGTTACATGTGCCAATAGACGCCACATGTGAACGCATCTAATTCCCAGATCAGATGAACTGTTCACCTTCATTTGGCTTGAGAAGCCCTGCATGGTATTAGAAATATGAATCGTAGATCTAGAGTCAATAAACTATGTACCAGGACAAATATAAGCTATATtagattcaaaacatacaaaggAAAATTACCCTTATTTCCAAGCCAAGCGTTATGTTTATAGCAATCCTTCTTCATGTGCCCCTTTCTTCTTATAGGAAAAAACAACTAGACTCATTCTTAATTTTGGCAATAAGAGGTGTATGagtctttttcttcctttccttttccCCCTTATCTAGATATCATGGTGGGAGCACCTTCACTAATCTCTGAGCAAGTTTCCCTTCCTCTTGGACACACATGGTCATAAATTCGTACAATCAGCTAGGCAGAGGCAAACTTGGCTCTGATaacaaatgataaatttgtACACCACAAATAACATGacattatatttaattcaattagaATGACTAACCTCCAGCCAACCAtgattcaacaaataaatttggCAACACTCAGTTTTAACTACAATGAATACTTATAGTCTTTAACACACTCACTCTAGGAGGAATGAATATTGTTTTCAGATGGGTTTAAACTAAGGACTCTATGCCATAATAGATTATATTCTATCCATCATAAAAATTGATCCCACAATTTTAAGATGTAAATATACTCTCAACAACTATAATTAAAACTGAGATATTGTTACGAGATTTGATTAAATCAAGTGACCGAGACAACAAAAGGATTAAGTGAAAAAATTAggaccattttaatttaatttcaaaatttagatcAAAACTAACACTAACTAATCTTTTGCCCGTGCCGACGCCCGAGCTCATACTCCTATTTCAATATTACCAACACATGTGCAAAGTTCAATAACGATGTTTATTTGTATGATAATAATGTTGACATATGTTTAGAAAAAGCAACAAAAGATGTAGGACTTGTAAGTATAGCAATTTGGTAAGCATACCTGTTTATAAGTTTGCAAATACTTCTTTGTATACCACATTAATGGTAGTATTTTTTGCAATGCCTTGTTTATCATGAATAAGAATACGTAGTCCTTTTTTACTTTGCACTCGTGAAAGTGCAACATATAGTTGGCCATGACAAAATACTGGGTTTGGCAAATACAATCGAACATGTGCCAAGGACTGTCCTTGAGACTTGTTTATAGTCATTGCAAATGAAACGATGAATGAAAGCTGTcttctaattaatttgaatgGCCATGGAGAATCGGAAGGAGACATATTCATTCTTGGTATGTATGTCCTATGACCTATATTGGGTCCAGCTATTACCTCTGCTTCAACTACATTGGTTCCAAGTTTGGTGACAATTAGTCGAGTTCCATTGCATAAACCATCTGCCTGGTCCAAATTTTGGAGTAGTATGATGGGAGTACCAATCTTGATTCTTAGCTTGTGATTAGGTATCCCTGATGTTTTCAAGGTGTTAAGAAACTCAGGTGTTAGTACTCCAAAAGTAGGATTGAGTAGTTCATCAGATTTGTCAACACTATCAGCACTACAATACTCTTTCTCGTCACCAGGAATCAAAGACAGGACATAGTCATTTATTTTGTCAACAACATCTTTTGTAGAGGCTAGGATAGCTCTCTTTTGCAAGAAATCTGCATTGTTGTAGTTTTGTAATAAATCTGGATACGTTGCATCAACAATTGCTTGGATAGGATCCTCAAAAACCATTATAAGAAACTCATCTGGGATGGTGATTTCGCAATGTACATTGTTAGGTTGGCCAAGTTTGCCATCACCTATGTCTAGTAACCAATCAGAAAACTGTATGAGTTCATGAGTGCTGCTATGGTTAGAAGGATTGGATTGCAAGCGcatattttttgtcaattttagaatttgacAATGATCCCAAATGTATGATGCATTTAGAGATGCATGGACAATATCAGAGCGATTAACTCTTGGCACAACAGGTAATATTTGTCAAAAATCACCACAAAAAACAATAACCTTACCCCCAAAAGGTCTGTCATTGTGCATCATGTCTTTTAAGCTTTTGTCAAGTGCCTCAAAACTAAATTTATGACACATTGGAGCTTCATCCCAAATTATTAACTTTGTCCTCTGCAACAATTCAGCTAAGTCACTCCCCTGATGAATATTGCATGTTGAATTCTGTGTTGCAGGCACAGGTATGGCAAACTTAGAATGTGTTGTTCTACCTCCAGGCAATAATAATGAAGCAATCCCATTGGAAGCAACAGTTAAAACAATGCCTCCATTAGAGCACACAGCAGATGATAAAGTTTTCCACATAAATGTCTTGCCAATCCCACCATATCCATAGAGAAAATAAACTCCCCTTAATTGACTTGCAACAACACgcataatattatcaaaaataGAAGTCTGCTCATCTGAAATTagtaatgtaaaaattataattaatagtaAGGATTGCTGGGAATGAATATTTTGTGAGTTAAAACTGAAATGGGGTGTACGTACCTGTCATTGAGTGATAACATCTGTTAAATTAGACAGTCAAAACTTCCTTGTCATAAGCCATTTCATTGTAGATGAGCTTATTTTGGTGTGGGTTGGCAACATAGCCTATAGGatatggcattgaaggaaaatctCGTAGACTTTTCTTATTGGCTTGTAGCATGTTTTCAATTTGAGTCAAACAAAGATGCATTGTTTCTTTGTCAGTGAGTTGAATGCCTATGAATAGTAAAATAATCACATTGTTAGATTGTTTCCTATGAATGGTATATAGTTATTTAGGATTTATGAAATTACCTTGACTTGTATGATTAAATACAATATCATCTGCCATCCACCGCCAAGTTTATTGTCACACATATTCTGGTCTCTCCATTGTATTGATAAATATCAGGTTGACAAATAACTTTCGAAGGAAGTGTGGAGTTCCCCACGTGTTAGCCTTTTGCAAAACACCAACAAATTCTTGATCACTTCCTAGGAAACCTTTTGCAAAGCATGCTTCTCTAAAAGTATGGTAGACAACATTATCTACTGTTCTGATATCTTTGTAAGATTGTGAGCCTTTAGCAGAGGAAATCATCATCCTCATGTAAAACAACTCTCCAGTTGAAGGGGGTACCCATATCAGCCTCCTTATTGTATTTCCTTGTTTTCTTGGCTGCCAACATCTCTTGTGTGCAACATAAACGAATTTGGACACATATTCAGGATAAGTAAGATCCCTTTCGTCAtggtatattttatttgaatgcatCCAAACTGTAAACATTGATTCTTTGATGGTACTTTTAGATAGTACTATCCCAATTTGTTGGTTGTCTGTCCACTAAACTGGCTGTTGATTTTCCAGGTGGAAATAGAGACTCTCAACTGTTGGTGCACGTCCATGCATAGGGAACGCAAAAATCTTCCAACATGCTTCAGGGGGCGAAACATACCTAGAGGATGATTAGTAAAACATAAACACATAAGAAGTAGGTCaattaatgtaataataaaGGATGTGTTGTGCATAGGTCAATGTTATGCATTTAATGAACATATGGTTGATATTGTAATTTCTACCGAGTAATGTTGAAGttgaaagataaagacaaaaatgtTCTGAATTAAATATAGTAATTTATACCCTTTTAGAGAACACCATAATATATGAGATAaagacaaaaacacaaaaatgtggAAGTTGAACatataaaaagcaaaagaagacTATCCAGACAATGAAAAGCATACGAAGGGTGTGTTGTGTGTAGATGAATGTTATGCATTTAAGAAGATATGTTTGACACATACCGGCAATTAAGATATTGTTTAATTTCGTCGTCAACCTGATGTTGTCTGCCATTTTGGTTCTACACATTAACAATAGATGTTGTAATTCAATCAGAACCTTTGTTGATGTACTTAAACATGTATTTGATGGATGTGCTCTGATTGCACCATTCGACATTAAGGTGTGTCCTATATTTGAGTAGCAATTGTGGACTGTATGGTACAACAAAGCGATTATCAAGTTCAATATCATGCTTCTGAACCATACGTCCGTCATTTGTTCTCCTGTATATTGGAAATCCATCTTGGTTTACAATTGTGGCTTCGTTGAATTTCTTAGGGAAAAATCTAATACACTTCCCATCAGCCATACATGGTGCACTTCTATTTGGGAGTCCACATGGACCGTGAATCATATGTTTAGAGACAATTTCATACAATTATGGATCTGTGTACTTATTTGGTATCTTTgcagaaataattttatcaatgtCTTATGGATTTGGATACTTGTTTGCAGGttgcaaaaatattaaaatatgagcATGAGGTAATCCTCTTTTTTGCCACTCAATAGTGTAAATAACTGcaatgaacataaaatattagtagccacattaataatgaataattgtaattatagtTTAACATTGCAATTGTAAGAACACATTGATTGAAATGGTAATTACTTACATCCCAGAATAGGACCAAAGACATGTCTACATTTGAGATCATTCATTAATTGatttaacttcaatttaaaTATCCTTGAGACAACATCAGGGCAGTCATGAGGTGTGAGATTGGATTTCCTAACCTTTCTTTGTATTTCAGGCCATGCGGGATTACACGTTAATGTCAAAAATAGGTCTGGAAATTTGATATGGCCACAAATTTCCATGCCATCAAAATACAGTTGTTCCATATACCTCTGACTACCAACAAAGGAGCTGGGTAGTATAACTCTCTTACCTTTTTCATTGCCAAGTGTTTCAGTGGCATTGTTACAGTCATTCAAATTGATGTATTTGTCAACTCTGAGTTGCTGTTGATGTTGCCTAACATAATTTAGTTTTTGCGACTCAATCATACAGTAACCATCAACAATCCATTGCTGAAACAATCTTCTTGAATGCAGTATTGTTTGAGCTTTATTGTTCCTTGATTGTAGCCTGTAACAAAAATATTCATGCATGGTAACCTTTTTTCTCTTTGCTGCATGGATATTTGGATGATCCTTATGAGGAATATCTGGCCTATAGCCATCTTCCCCTCTAGGGTACAACAGAGGGATATTGTAAAGGCAAATATGCAGGATGAAGTTCATTGATTCTTTTCAACAATCCTGTTTGCTTTTCTATTATGATATCCATGTGGTTACCTGTGTGCTCGTCACCAACAATCAAAGCAGCAACTTCAGCAGTATTTGGCAAATTGGATAATCTTCCATCTGACTGTCTATCATAAATCAGTTTAAGCTTTAGGTCAGAGACTATTGAAGATTGTAGTTTATCCCTTGCCATTCTAAACTTCTGCGCATAATGGTTGTTATTATCTAGCATATTCTTCGTTGCAATGATAATGTCTTCATCAAGAACATCTTTGTTGCTATACATTGATGAAGGAGTAAAAGCAAGTGGTAATGGTATACAttgttaaaagataatttaaaaatatgtaatgtAACATTTATTGGTTGGATTGTAACACTTACGGGTTTTGCGAAAGCTTGTTGTTAACTTCGTTGTctgtatcataaatatatagttgTGCAAACTTTGGTGACTTATTTGCCAAAGGTAGGAGGCTTCCAATAAGATGATGACCTTGACCATGTACGCGGAATGTAGGAGGCCCTCTTCCTGTATTATACCTTGTGTCAAGTTGGAGACCGGGTGATGTGAATGCAAACATTACATTATATGATCGAATGTTTTGCTGGAAGTTCTTAGCTTGAGAGTCGTTAGAATCAAAGAGTAGTTGCCTCAACGGTTGTGGAGCATTTTCTAACACAAACATTTGTATTTTTCCATCACCACAACATAATGCAAACTTTGGGTTTTTGGTTTGTTTGTCTTTGTTAATCCTCTCATCATACCATATCATAGCTTTACAATGTCTGCATTGCCAAACTGGATCTCCAACATCTTTGTAACCTATACGTGTACATTAATGTGTAAGTTTACATTCAACCATCAACCAAAAGGAATTAAACAAAACACCATCAAAGTGGAAAGTTGATTGCCTAAACCtgtattttgattttcataTGGTGTGTCCATATTCCCATTTTTATCAGTTGTTGCATCATCCTCTGTTGGTGGGTCGTCAAATGAGTAATCTATATGACACCAAAATTATTTGcttaatctaaaataaattgtgtCTGCCTAAAAAAGTAACTCAAATACATCGTAAGTTAAATATAACAATTGGGAAGTTGACATAATttaaacacaacaacaacatttAAAGCAACTACATTTAAAGCAAAGCAATCACTAATGATTGCAAggtcattattaattaataaacaaaacaaacatttatgatttatgatattaataaacaaaacaaacactTATGACATCAATAAAGTCATACCAA encodes the following:
- the LOC113001429 gene encoding ATP-dependent DNA helicase PIF1-like, with protein sequence MRLQSNPSNHSSTHELIQFSDWLLDIGDGKLGQPNNVHCEITIPDEFLIMVFEDPIQAIVDATYPDLLQNYNNADFLQKRAILASTKDVVDKINDYVLSLIPGDEKEYCSADSVDKSDELLNPTFGVLTPEFLNTLKTSGIPNHKLRIKIGTPIILLQNLDQADGLCNGTRLIVTKLGTNVVEAEVIAGPNIGHRTYIPRMNMSPSDSPWPFKLIRRQLSFIVSFAMTINKSQGQSLAHVRLYLPNPVFCHGQLYVALSRVQSKKGLRILIHDKQGIAKNTTINVVYKEVFANL